Part of the Leptodactylus fuscus isolate aLepFus1 chromosome 6, aLepFus1.hap2, whole genome shotgun sequence genome, ttttcactttcactttgctgggagCTTCTCTTTCACTctgctctgctccgtctcttgtgTGCAGTATGGAGACGGCAGGAGCCCTCACTGCAGGCGGGACCTGGATCTCTATAGGGATAAGCTCCGCCCCCTGagctcacttctctcctctcattggtgggcagagagcagccagagaaagaGGAGCGTCCTGAAAGCACTGAAGCTGCTGCCGTGCCAGccaaatatgcctcgcgtgccaagagcggcacgcgtgccaggggttgccgacccctggtttactatgtcttactttcggggtacgtcttagCCCACCCCCCTAAAACcccactacgtcttactatcgggggtgtcttactatcggggaaacacggtatgtctCCTCAGGGAAACTGTCTTTGCAGGCCACTTTGTGGTTTCATAGAGTCTTACAGATTATTCATGCTCAACTAGGAAAGGCATATGCAAATAAGAAAACTTACTCTATCGCTACCTTTTGGAAGATAACTCCCTATATatcaatgtctggttttcttcacATTGATGAAGGTCAATAACCCCAAAACAACTATCTGCGGATGGGTCTCTCTATCTGGTCTGGCTATAGCCCCAGTCATTGTCACTAGGTAGAAAACCAAGCATTGAGCCATAGGGAGCTACCTTTCAAAagatggtgctagagcaagttttctgTCTTTCGATCAAGGAAGATGTATTTGTTTATCACTTTCTCAGAATTTCTAGTAGAGCATGGCTAGACTCTATATACCACATGGTGGCCCGCAATGGCAGTCTCCATAAGGAGACATTGTACATAGCGCTAACTTCAAGAGTACAAGTTGATAGACAGGAATAATAGGCAGGGTCTGAGCAACAAGGGTCACGGTATGATGACTAGATGGCTGGGTCAGAGTATATCCACAGTAATAAGTCTTGTTGGGTGTTATAGTACACAGTGGTCCAAAGAAGGACAGTTGGTGAACTGAAGGAAAGTCTAGTCCATCAAATCTGATCCCATAGAAGAGTTACTGtagcaaaaattcttaaaaagttCCTGTTGACTGTGATAGAAAGTTGGAATGTATACGTAAAGAGACGTTATGTAATAGTAACGTGACACAGTAAAACGCACAGCGACACATGCAAAATAACTGGTGAGAGATGACGGAGAGGGCACAATACATTGTTCTCCATCCCACTTTATATAATGTGGACCCACAGAAGGGAAAGGGGCCAGAGCTGGATTATTCAGAAGGAATAAGCTGCTCTCTGTCTGTGAGAAGCTGGGATGACATTATCAGCTGTCAGATCTCAGTGTGAACTCATCTCTTGTCATGTTGCAGTACGGTAGCTGAAATGATCCTCCTGTCTGTTAATCCAGTGTGCACAGCCCAGCGAGAGACAATCCGCACCTCGACGTGCTGACCCAATGGGCTGCCGAGAGAACAGCAGATGTGTCACTGCTCATATCTTCCATGGagccagtgaatgggagcagacaAGCGTGCGGAGATAATGAAACCATCTGACAGCACTTTTCCAGAAAGTTCAATGTTGGGGTGCTGGGGAGGAGCACAGGATCCACCGCTTGGTATATAAGACCATTTGGTTTGGTGGGTGAATCAAACACTGAACACAGTTCTCTCTGACAGCTACTACAAGAAGCCCGAGGAAGATGGATGTGACTATCCAACATCCCTGGTTCCGCCGCCAATTTTTCTCCTTCTTTGGACCAAACAGGATGTTTGAACAGAGTTTTGGGGATCACCTGCAAGATTCTGACCTGTTCCCAACCGTGCTGGCCCCTTTCTACTTCAAATATCCTTTCCTCAGACTTCCATCCTGGATAGAAAATGGCTTGTCGGAGGTAATGCACTCCTTGTTTTACATTGTTTGTTCTATCAACTATGTTGTTCTATAGCTGTtgcaaaaactacaactcccagcatgccctacaCCAAAGGCTGGGAGTTGAATATGGTGATGCTTTTATGGTGGATGTGAGAACCATCGCCTCGACAATTTCTGAAGTGTCAGTCCGGAGATATGGCTTTTAACTATTTATGTCCCAGAATGCATAGCTGTATAATAATGTTAGATATCAAAGTGTATTTGTTCCCTTATTATTCTTAGTTTTCAGATAATAGGGcgatatatagtataatagaagAACATGGTGGATACGTAAACTAACAGCTTACACATTACTTATATTCCTGCTTTTGCCATGTTGGAAGTATTTTGTTACATGTGGTCGTTCTTACATAGAAGCCTATGGATATATGCCACGTCTATGGACTGTTTGTAAACAAGCAGTGACCACTCCCTACCCCACCCCtagctgaaaaatattttttacacaCTGCATCAGAAGGTTTGTACAATATCTACATCCGGTAGTTTCATCtggcggtattatgtgggctCTTTTAGGCAGTATTATTTGCAAACACTTATATTATGGGCTCTATATTGGCAGTATTTTGCAGTATTATTTTGCAACTTAATGGCAGTATGCCTAAATTAACAGCCTGAAGGGCAAGCTTTAGTTTCTGTTTCCAAGGGGTGTAACTTAGTCGTTCACAAATATagctgtcttaaagggattcagaTTCCAGCATATGAAACCCCCCTGCAGATAAGTAGGTTAGGATCGCCTGAATCAAATAGGGTTTCCCTTTATGAATCGGTGTCTCTGTTGCCAAGATTTGTCAaattgcaaatgagctctttggagcaactaggggtttgctgttgctccaaagaggtgagCAGCAACACTCGACAGTGGAATAGAATGATAGTGACTGACACTCCATTCAAATGGGAGGACACGGGACCAGTGGGGGTCTCAATGGAGGTCCAATGGTCTGTCTCCCACCAATCAGACACTTAGTACCTTAGTATACGTGATAAGTTGTAAtctagggacaacccctttaataccataGGTTTGCCTTGTATATTCAAGACTGGTACAATTTCCTACGACTTTATATTTGATCAATGAATGCCATGAAAAACTTTTAAAACAGTTTCTCCTAAGAACCCCTGAGACTGTCCCTGATAATAAATTGAGTCTTCTTATGGCGCCAGTGTGGGCACAGAAGTACATTCTAATCCTGCGGTAATAAATCAGTTGTCACATTGCGAATCCCTTATTAATATGCATGGATCCCATTACAGCACATTGGCAAGTACGTATAACCTTACACTGGAAGTAAACAGCACACCCTAATATATTATTAGCTCTCCTGATAAAGCAAAGGAACACAACCCGCCATACAGTAATGTTATAGGATATTGTATTATGCAATAATGTCAGATTACAGGTATATTTATTTTCTCTTCATAGCAGGATATGTgagttaggttaggttcacactagcatagtCTCATCATCGTTCGGGTCTgtatggggacccgaaagacagaGAGCCCGTttgctaaaaaagtggttacccatggacagctgcagactccatagactataatggggtccatcaggtttccaaTAGTTTCATACTGAACCCtccttgcaggacctttctcaatGACACTTTTAGGCagagatgtgaatttagccttcgGAGTTACTACactgtcatatactgtattaatGTGCACAGTTGtggtatatacatttttattaccATATGCTTGTTTGGCCCATAGCTATTCCTCCTTAGTCTCCCATTCACATGCATCTCTGGTGGCAGGATAACAAAAGGATTGGGGGTGAGGGCTAGTTCGCactgggcaaaatggtcaggattttgacgcagaatccgtgtcaaaatctttgattgaaatcaatgggagctggtcatgtcagtgagcggtttgttcccgctagaggaaaaaagaagtgagctgccctttcttcaggtggattccgcggcttatTACACCACCGTCCGgactaggcctaatccggagcggaaaaccacgacggaatgtgttcacgtggaaccccgtgtgaactagcccttagggtatgATCCCAGGGCGGAATCTGCTGTTGactttgatgtggattccgctccaaaatcagcagcagatactGCACTCGTACTGTCTCCATTGTATTCATTGGGAAGGAGGGATTGGAATAGGATTCTGAAACAAATAAATGTCCTCCTCAATCTTGCTGAGGATTCCGCGGCTTGAGACAGGGGCAAAATCATCAAAGAAAAAGCACTTAACCTATTATTGTACAATTTCTACAGCTAGATAACCCAATGTTCAAAGGCTTTACAGTTATATTAGATAGAAGAATGTCAGCCAAATCCGCCAATTTTGGTGTGACTGGCTAGTCATCTTTTTGTGTATGGAGATGCCCCGACTCTCCCCAACAGAAGATGTTAGAGGCTTTGTGTGCTGGTTTTTATAGATATATACCTGATTCTTTTGTTCTCAGAGGATATAAGCCACTACCACAGTCGTCTGGACATAGTGAGAACATAAGCACACTGAGTCAAGCCaagaacagtggcataactaccaatGTTACAGGGTCTGCCACCTCAGGgggcctgtttttttttaaataggccataatCTGCTGGGCCTCATTTACTTACCAGTCCGGGTTCCTGCTCAGGGCTGCCTCCGCTTTCACTTCTGCCTTCAAGGGGGCCTCATATATTATGTTGTCAGTGACAGGATGCGCATGGCCCCTAGAGGTCAGAAGCTGAGGAGGCCGTGAATAGATGTGGAGATCAGTAGGTAAGGCTGCAGGCGTGGCTAGGGTATTTGTTGGGCAAGGTGGTTCCATTCGGACAGAATATGTCTgaactgagggtgcattcacactgagtaaacgctagcttattctgaacgtaaaacacgttcagaataagcggcgtctaaagcagctccattcatttctatgggagcggggatacgagcgctccccatagaaatgaatgggctgcttctttcactccgtgcagtcccattgaagtgaatggggagtgccggcgtatacggcaagctctgctcatgccggagcgtacacgccggcactccccattcacttcaatgggactgcacggagtgaaagaagcagcccattcatttctatggggagcgctcgtatccccgctcccatagaaatgaatggagctgctttagacgccgcttattctgaacgtgttttacgttcagaataagctagcgtttactcagtgtgaatgcaccctgaaactgctattattatactctgggaactCTTCAGACCCCGGGTTATAATGATCAGAAGCCATGGGGAGGTGAGCAAGCATAAAAACCAGCGTCACTTACTTCTCCTGGGGTCCGGCACAACTCACCATCGTCTTCGGGCCTATTTAGTAGCCACACATCTGTGacgacattgaagatggccaaagacagcagggagtcccaCTGACTCCTTTGCACCCTCTATAGTTGCCTCTACTAATTTAGGTCCTCAGAGTTTGTGTCCCAAATATTTGGCCACAGTGTTCCTACACTAATGCTATGTAAAACCACTATTTTATACTGTCATATGTTCATTTGTAGTCTATGAACAGTATTGACATCTCTTGAAGGATTTTCATCAATGTCAAGACTGAAGAAAAGcttaaaatttattattttttttttttaaaaaaaggtttcaATATTCTTATCTGGCCAGTGCAAAACATACATGTACAAGGAATAAGAAGCGAAATGTGAAGTATATAGGATGGGATGATGTCAGTCAGATCTCTGATTGACTTCTTACATAACACACATTCTTGTTCTCCCAGTCTTATCAGTGCCAAGAGAAGCCAGCAGACTACGCATTGTCACATTGCCACTGTGCTAACAATAAAACACTCAGAGCGGCCAAACAATCGGCTCAGTGTAACAATGTAATGATTTACACTACCCCGACTGACAAATACTGAACTTGTCTATACAGGGACTTGGGGTATTGATGGCATAATGCAAGGGGTTACTTGGGCATGTGCTATGGGGTGCTGAGGAAAAGGGGGCCCAAATAAGCTGTGGACATGGGGGGCCCAAAGTGGCACCAAGATGGGTCAAAGTTATCCTTTTTCCTGTGCAGTCTCCACTTACAAAATAAGGGCAGAGGATATCGGTAATCGAGGCGGGATTAGGGCGGGGACACCTTGGTCTCACAGATTTACTACAAGTTCTAGCTGAAATATACGCCGGTCCCTGGCTGGTGTAGAATTAAATTCTGGTGCACTGGACCACCTGAGATGAGCAAGAAGTTTTAAGTGGTTgaaatcccttaaaggggttgtccagtttcagcatatAAATGTTATTAGTATCATGAAAAGggatataattttccaatatactttctggatCAGTTCCTCAcacttttctagatctctgcttgcagtcatttattctgcttacttccagttgaaaaaatcagtccatggtcatgtgatttatagtccatggtcatgtgatatatagtcaatgatcatgtgatatgcagttcaTGGTCAAGTGatgcacacacaggtgcacagctggttATCAGGCAGAtgtgtattcatcacatgaccatgaactatacaaaacatggccatggactgtatatcacatacccatgggctgtacatcacatgaccatggactgtatatcacatgaccatgggctgatttttatccactggaagtaaacagaatgaatgacaaaaagcagagatttagaaaaccgTCAGGAGttaataaagaaagtatattggaaaattgtagaattttTATAACTCTGGAGCGTCTGACACTAGCAGAGAAACCATTTCAGACTATAGTTATCTCATTGTAGATTTCATGGTGATTTGTCTACTTCTATAGAAATCTACCCCTTTGTCTTCCACAGTTGAGACTGGAAAAGGACAAGTTTATTGTTAACATCGACGTGAAACATTTCTCCCCAGAGGAACTGAAAGTCAAAGTGATGGGAGATTTCATTGAAATCCATGGAAAACATGAGGAACGTCAGGTAATAAGTGGTGAACTGGTACAGAAGACTCTGCTTCCATATTCAGGAACTTAGAAGATCCCAATTGGAACCTTCTCTAGTAGGTTTTGTTCACTTTATGGCATTCTATTAAGGTTTCCATCCAGACTTCTGATATATTTGATGGCAATAATAGTCTTCTTCAGGCCTTGAAAAATAGTGGAAGCCTGACCCTATTAAAGTCACTGAGGTCCACCAGTATCCATTAAAAAACAGATCCATCAGAGCAGTcagagcatttaaaaaaaaaaaaaaaaacagaagccaTAATactggtgtgaacagggtctaAAAGGAAGCATACCTATAACAGGCCAATTTGGTTAGGATTggccaactatcttatgtgtatgggggtctcccAACTCTTCCATGACAGATTTTGTCAGGGGAGGGGCTTAATCTTTCCTTCCCTGACATAATTTGTGGAGGGAGAGTCAGTTGGTCCCCATACCTATAAGATAATTGGCCAGCCCCACCTAAATTGGGTAGTCTGACCTAGGTCATGTGCTTTGCTGTTTTTGGAAATCCCTCAGAAATAAACAGCAAGAACAACAACAACATGTAAGACTACCACTTTATTCACCTGGTGGGAAAGTGCTTAAGGGACACCTTAACAGGTGTCAAAGGTTGCAAACCCTTATGGCATATATAgtggatacccctttaaagagggagACAGGAAAGTAACTCTAGAAAAAAAGCATTGATTGTTATTACAAAACCTTTAACATTGTTATTGTTTCTTCTCTTGCTTTCCAGGATGAACATGGATACGTTTCCAGAGACTTCCAACGTAGATATAAAATTCCAGTGGATGTTGACCCCCTCTCCATCACCTCATCCTTATCCCCAGATGGAGTTCTGACCGTGACTGGACCAAGGAAAATGGCAGACGTTCCTGAACGCTCCATCCCCATCACCCGTGAAGAGAAGGCGGCCATTGGTGCTGCCCCCAAGAAGTAGAGTCTCTCAGCATTTTCAGCTAGAGAAGATACCTTTCCACCCTGCCAGAGAGAGTGCGCGCGTACTACACTGCTACATGTATTTATTTGTGCTGTCCTGTGACCAAATCAAACTACTAATGCAAATAAAAGCCAGAAGAAGCATCTGCCTGTGTttttattcttcagcaagctggggggaggtggctttgactgtttgatggacagtctacagaaaaaaattcctaTCGCACcgcaatcagtggagcagcacctattaactaTTTTTAGCCCTGGGTAATTGGTATAAAGGGGTTGCAATATTATAAGGACCTTAAATGCTTTTCCTAACTACCCAGTTAGTCTAAAAGGTTGAGAATTTTTCTCCATACTGTCCTCAG contains:
- the LOC142210562 gene encoding alpha-crystallin B chain, producing the protein MDVTIQHPWFRRQFFSFFGPNRMFEQSFGDHLQDSDLFPTVLAPFYFKYPFLRLPSWIENGLSELRLEKDKFIVNIDVKHFSPEELKVKVMGDFIEIHGKHEERQDEHGYVSRDFQRRYKIPVDVDPLSITSSLSPDGVLTVTGPRKMADVPERSIPITREEKAAIGAAPKK